From a single Drosophila sulfurigaster albostrigata strain 15112-1811.04 chromosome 3, ASM2355843v2, whole genome shotgun sequence genomic region:
- the LOC133840908 gene encoding probable G-protein coupled receptor Mth-like 14 isoform X1: MATHSWKIGFYFIPTTLMYMLIILTNAEDVTNAVDVDDVAVILQNKSTTMMLENLTEVNYSTVTAAPTSESTSTQQTPPMNTTVVASLSYANSTTSSRPPDTSLPTTTSIAPIQIQRHNQVELPNTPADCSQREKLRKQPIPTSSSRLRKCCPFGENLDFYRENQSDSQCDRAVHKFEPIVITAELYDNCIDDLEVTPELTYEIGNPCNSVNLFSSFLYNSEEDLLFIMQNGDLLILDKNSNESYTVEENYCVDQDKSGIMIAFVCITQVEEVSKAKIIIVAVLMLVSMPCLLLVTYLHLTLKLLRNLHGWSLALMSLCLACGYFVYSVVHIYGIPSGGFIGYVIQFFILSFFFWYFCICCNVLLNIWYKLPYYVQLNKTGTILNFIAYLLIAITGPAILVSLTVQKGLPGMPSYFLQGITESIRESQRYFIPPVSTMLGLSFLVLVVAFFGFQRIKSDGYLLVNDEEKDSVTPRRPFDIEKYEDVKKDAKCVALLGIIVVLAWLFEIVTFYSPGNEVYLLLCDMINGLQGLWIMLIFLVVRRRRTIILRWWHDRGSHLISEGGTELQPVNKAANPS, from the exons ATGGCAACTCACAGTTGGAAGATCGGTTTCTATTTCATTCCTACAACACTCATGTATATGCTTATAATACTAACAAATGCCGAAGATGTTACGAACGCagtcgatgtcgatgatgTTGCAgttatactacaaaataaaag TACAACCATGATGCTGGAGAATCTAACAGAAGTTAACTATAGCACTGTGACAGCAGCTCCGACTTCCGAATCGACgagcacacaacaaacaccTCCGATGAATACAACAGTTGTAGCGTCGCTTTCGTATGCTAATAGCACAACCTCGTCCCGTCCCCCAGACACCtcgctgccaacaacaacatctatAGCACCGATCCAGATACAGCGACACAATCAGGTGGAACTACCGAATACGCCGGCGGATTGTTCGCAACGTGAAAAATTGAGAAAACAACCGATACCCACATCAAGTTCACGATTACGCAAGTGCTGTCCATTTGGAGAGAATTTGGATTTCTATCGTGAGAACCAAAGCGATTCGCAATGTGATCGAGCGGTCCATAAGTTTGAACCGATCGTAATTACCGCCGAGCTTTACGATAATTGCATCGACGATCTGGAAGTTACGCCAGAACTGACCTACGAAATAGGCAATCCATGTAATAG TGTTAACCTTTTCAGCTCCTTTCTATATAATAGTGAGGAAGATCTGCTCTTCATTATGCAGAATGGAGATCTCTTGATACTAGACAAGAACAGCAATGAGTCCTATACGGTTGAGGAGAACTATTGCGTGGATCAAGATAAATCCGGCATAATGATCGCCTTCGTCTGCATCACCCAAGTGGAGGAGGTGTCCAAAGCCAAGATCATTATTGTGGCTGTGCTTATGCTTGTGAGCATGCCTTGTCTTCTGCTGGTCACATATTTGCATCTGACACTGAAACTATTACGCAATCTTCATGGCTGGTCATTGGCCCTGATGTCATTGTGCTTGGCCTGTGGTTATTTTGTCTATTCGGTGGTTCACATCTATGGCATACCATCGGGTGGTTTCATTGGATATGTTATCCAATTCTTTATCTTAAGCTTTTTCTTCTGGTACTTTTGCATCTGTTGCAACGTTCTCCTCAACATCTGGTACAAGTTGCCCTACTATGTGCAGCTCAACAAAACCGGGACTATTCTCAATTTCATTGCTTACCTGCTGATCGCTATTACTGGACCCGCGATACTTGTTTCTCTAACCGTTCAGAAGGGTTTACCTGGCATGCCTTCGTATTTCCTGCAAGGCATCACGGAATCCATCCGTGAATCCCAAAGATACTTTATACCTCCGGTGTCTACAATGCTGGGTCTCAGTTTTCTG GTTTTGGTTGTAGCATTCTTTGGCTTTCAACGCATCAAATCAGATGGTTATTTGCTAGTGAACGATGAGGAAAAGGACTCTGTGACACCCAGACGTCCCTTCGACATAGAGAAATACGAGGATGTCAAAAAAGA TGCCAAATGTGTTGCCTTACTTGGAATTATTGTGGTGCTCGCTTGGCTCTTCGAAATAGTCACATTTTATTCGCCTGGAAATGAAG TCTACCTGCTGCTCTGCGATATGATCAATGGACTGCAGGGTCTGTGGATAATGCTGATATTCCTCGTGGTGCGCAGGCGTCGCACAATAATCTTGCGCTGGTGGCACGATCGCGGTTCGCATCTCATCTCCGAGGGAGGCACTGAGTTGCAACCGGTTAACAAAGCTGCGAATCCTTCATAA
- the LOC133840908 gene encoding probable G-protein coupled receptor Mth-like 14 isoform X2: MATHSWKIGFYFIPTTLMYMLIILTNAEDVTNAVDVDDVAVILQNKSTTMMLENLTEVNYSTVTAAPTSESTSTQQTPPMNTTVVASLSYANSTTSSRPPDTSLPTTTSIAPIQIQRHNQVELPNTPADCSQREKLRKQPIPTSSSRLRKCCPFGENLDFYRENQSDSQCDRAVHKFEPIVITAELYDNCIDDLEVTPELTYEIGNPCNSSFLYNSEEDLLFIMQNGDLLILDKNSNESYTVEENYCVDQDKSGIMIAFVCITQVEEVSKAKIIIVAVLMLVSMPCLLLVTYLHLTLKLLRNLHGWSLALMSLCLACGYFVYSVVHIYGIPSGGFIGYVIQFFILSFFFWYFCICCNVLLNIWYKLPYYVQLNKTGTILNFIAYLLIAITGPAILVSLTVQKGLPGMPSYFLQGITESIRESQRYFIPPVSTMLGLSFLVLVVAFFGFQRIKSDGYLLVNDEEKDSVTPRRPFDIEKYEDVKKDAKCVALLGIIVVLAWLFEIVTFYSPGNEVYLLLCDMINGLQGLWIMLIFLVVRRRRTIILRWWHDRGSHLISEGGTELQPVNKAANPS, encoded by the exons ATGGCAACTCACAGTTGGAAGATCGGTTTCTATTTCATTCCTACAACACTCATGTATATGCTTATAATACTAACAAATGCCGAAGATGTTACGAACGCagtcgatgtcgatgatgTTGCAgttatactacaaaataaaag TACAACCATGATGCTGGAGAATCTAACAGAAGTTAACTATAGCACTGTGACAGCAGCTCCGACTTCCGAATCGACgagcacacaacaaacaccTCCGATGAATACAACAGTTGTAGCGTCGCTTTCGTATGCTAATAGCACAACCTCGTCCCGTCCCCCAGACACCtcgctgccaacaacaacatctatAGCACCGATCCAGATACAGCGACACAATCAGGTGGAACTACCGAATACGCCGGCGGATTGTTCGCAACGTGAAAAATTGAGAAAACAACCGATACCCACATCAAGTTCACGATTACGCAAGTGCTGTCCATTTGGAGAGAATTTGGATTTCTATCGTGAGAACCAAAGCGATTCGCAATGTGATCGAGCGGTCCATAAGTTTGAACCGATCGTAATTACCGCCGAGCTTTACGATAATTGCATCGACGATCTGGAAGTTACGCCAGAACTGACCTACGAAATAGGCAATCCATGTAATAG CTCCTTTCTATATAATAGTGAGGAAGATCTGCTCTTCATTATGCAGAATGGAGATCTCTTGATACTAGACAAGAACAGCAATGAGTCCTATACGGTTGAGGAGAACTATTGCGTGGATCAAGATAAATCCGGCATAATGATCGCCTTCGTCTGCATCACCCAAGTGGAGGAGGTGTCCAAAGCCAAGATCATTATTGTGGCTGTGCTTATGCTTGTGAGCATGCCTTGTCTTCTGCTGGTCACATATTTGCATCTGACACTGAAACTATTACGCAATCTTCATGGCTGGTCATTGGCCCTGATGTCATTGTGCTTGGCCTGTGGTTATTTTGTCTATTCGGTGGTTCACATCTATGGCATACCATCGGGTGGTTTCATTGGATATGTTATCCAATTCTTTATCTTAAGCTTTTTCTTCTGGTACTTTTGCATCTGTTGCAACGTTCTCCTCAACATCTGGTACAAGTTGCCCTACTATGTGCAGCTCAACAAAACCGGGACTATTCTCAATTTCATTGCTTACCTGCTGATCGCTATTACTGGACCCGCGATACTTGTTTCTCTAACCGTTCAGAAGGGTTTACCTGGCATGCCTTCGTATTTCCTGCAAGGCATCACGGAATCCATCCGTGAATCCCAAAGATACTTTATACCTCCGGTGTCTACAATGCTGGGTCTCAGTTTTCTG GTTTTGGTTGTAGCATTCTTTGGCTTTCAACGCATCAAATCAGATGGTTATTTGCTAGTGAACGATGAGGAAAAGGACTCTGTGACACCCAGACGTCCCTTCGACATAGAGAAATACGAGGATGTCAAAAAAGA TGCCAAATGTGTTGCCTTACTTGGAATTATTGTGGTGCTCGCTTGGCTCTTCGAAATAGTCACATTTTATTCGCCTGGAAATGAAG TCTACCTGCTGCTCTGCGATATGATCAATGGACTGCAGGGTCTGTGGATAATGCTGATATTCCTCGTGGTGCGCAGGCGTCGCACAATAATCTTGCGCTGGTGGCACGATCGCGGTTCGCATCTCATCTCCGAGGGAGGCACTGAGTTGCAACCGGTTAACAAAGCTGCGAATCCTTCATAA